The following are encoded together in the Humulus lupulus chromosome 5, drHumLupu1.1, whole genome shotgun sequence genome:
- the LOC133779332 gene encoding uncharacterized protein LOC133779332, protein MSPKKNASSSSAQQKNKGKEVVPESSIPHFGPVVEKEVVVDPNAFFKVERIVTLLVIHELPPSQEEALPAIEGKDEVEDEVPLVRKRRVLEVIREPDLERVVSGAAAGPSGQGEEMEQTEAPKLRTTFLAGKTDSVPIVKRPRFTKKAPPAVGNVPKSSTKGKGTSSTSPVSSVTERRIPPPPPPPRFAPPQDQVIQDDTPVPPAQLRPSEYQ, encoded by the exons atgtCTCCCAAGAAGAACGCATCCAGTTCCTCTGCTCAGCAAAAGAACAAAGGGAAGGAGGTCGTCCCTGAGTCTTCTATTCCCCACTTCGGTCCGGTGGTGGAGAAAGAGGTGGTGGTAGACCCCAACGCCTTCTTCAAGGTGGAAAGAATC GTTACTCTTTTGGTAATCCACGAGCTCCCACCCTCTCAAGAAGAGGCCTTGCCGGCCATTGAAGGCAAGGACGAGGTAGAggatgaggtgcctcttgtgcgaaagaGGCGGGTTCTTGAGGTTATTCGGGAACCCGATTTAGAGCGAGTTgtgtcaggggcagcagccggcccctccggccaag GAGAAGAGATGGAACAAACCGAAGCTCCTAAGCTCCGTACCACTTTCCTAGCTGGGAAAACCGACTCGGTTCCTATTGTGAAGAGGCCCAGATTTACGAAGAAGGCCCCTCCGGCAGTGGGAAATGTCCCAAAATCTTCTACTAAAGGGAAAGGTACGAGCTCGACATCTCCGGTGTCTTCCGTCACtgagaggaggattcctcctcctcctcctccacctcggtTCGCGCCTCCTCAAGATCAAGTTATACAAGATGATACTCCAGTTCCCCCTGCCCAATTGCGACCGTccgaataccagtag